Proteins from one Candidatus Roseilinea sp. genomic window:
- the cicA gene encoding protein CicA yields the protein MGVVVSDLEGTLTTGETWRIVGEYLKTHGRGGRYRLFFYSRLPGVLAARAGLINAQRYRERWFEDMTRLLAGLSRAQIEDLARAIADELWRARRADVVAELEGYRAAGARLLIASGTYRQAAEAFAGRIGAQAIATPIQFDEAGRATGRLDGVVSTGEVKAARVRAWLGDDVLLAAYGDTEGDIPMLRLAQQPVAVFPDAALRAEAVKRGWRIIEGLCGQPGE from the coding sequence ATGGGTGTTGTGGTATCGGACCTGGAAGGCACGCTGACGACAGGGGAGACCTGGCGCATCGTAGGCGAGTATCTCAAGACGCATGGGCGCGGTGGGCGCTACCGCCTGTTCTTTTATTCGCGTTTGCCGGGCGTGCTGGCAGCGCGCGCCGGATTGATCAACGCGCAGCGCTATCGCGAGCGCTGGTTCGAGGACATGACGAGGCTGCTGGCCGGCCTCTCCCGCGCGCAGATCGAAGACCTGGCGCGCGCGATCGCCGATGAACTTTGGCGCGCGCGGCGCGCGGATGTCGTCGCCGAACTGGAGGGATACCGCGCCGCCGGCGCGCGCCTGCTCATCGCATCGGGCACGTATCGCCAGGCTGCCGAAGCCTTCGCCGGCCGCATCGGCGCGCAGGCCATCGCCACGCCGATCCAGTTCGACGAGGCGGGCCGCGCCACCGGCCGGCTGGATGGCGTCGTCTCCACCGGCGAGGTGAAGGCGGCGCGCGTGCGCGCGTGGCTGGGCGACGATGTGTTGCTGGCCGCCTATGGCGATACCGAAGGCGATATCCCGATGTTGCGCTTGGCTCAGCAGCCGGTCGCTGTCTTTCCCGATGCGGCGTTGCGCGCCGAGGCGGTTAAGCGCGGCTGGCGCATCATCGAGGGCCTCTGCGGTCAGCCCGGTGAGTGA
- a CDS encoding aldehyde dehydrogenase codes for MTVRPTSLLDKLGLREVNCGACGDGHWINDRDGSELISYDPTTHEPLARVIQATPASYDVIVRQAQNAFMEWRLRPAPKRGELIRDLGNALRELKEPLGDLVSREMGKIRVEGHGEVQEMIDICDFAVGLSRQLYGLTMHSERPAHRMYEQWHPIGPVGVITAFNFPVAVWSWNAAIAVVCGDPVVWKPSLLTPLCAIAVQHICNRVAADHHAHGVFNLVIGPNETIGEAMLNDARLPLISFTGSTEVGRHVAEAVARRLGRTILELGGNNAIIVTEDADLDLAVRAIVFGAIGTAGQRCTTTRRLIVHKAIAPELIRRLQHAYAQAAQRLGDPLAPGTLVGPLVTPQAVQRYCEALQEAIAQGGEVLAGGRARPDIGPNFVEPTLIKMPWQTPVVRRETFAPILYLIEYETLDHAIYLNNEVPQGLSSAIFTDSLRAAEQFLSAAGSDCGIANVNIGTSGAEIGGAFGGEKDTGGGRESGSDAWKAYMRRQTNTINYSRDLPLAQGIRFEA; via the coding sequence AGCCGCTCGCCCGCGTGATCCAGGCCACGCCGGCCAGCTACGACGTGATCGTCCGTCAGGCACAAAACGCCTTCATGGAATGGCGGCTGCGCCCGGCCCCCAAACGCGGCGAGCTCATCCGCGACCTGGGCAACGCGCTGCGCGAGCTGAAGGAGCCATTGGGCGATCTGGTCTCGCGAGAGATGGGCAAGATCCGCGTCGAAGGGCACGGTGAGGTGCAAGAGATGATTGACATCTGCGACTTCGCCGTCGGACTCTCGCGCCAGCTCTACGGCCTGACGATGCACTCGGAGCGGCCGGCGCACCGCATGTACGAGCAGTGGCATCCGATTGGGCCGGTCGGCGTGATCACCGCATTCAATTTCCCCGTGGCGGTGTGGTCGTGGAACGCCGCTATCGCCGTGGTCTGCGGCGACCCGGTGGTGTGGAAGCCATCGTTGCTCACGCCGCTGTGCGCCATCGCTGTGCAACACATCTGCAACCGCGTGGCCGCCGATCACCACGCCCACGGCGTCTTCAACCTGGTCATCGGGCCAAACGAAACAATCGGCGAGGCGATGCTCAACGATGCGCGGCTGCCGTTGATCTCCTTCACCGGCTCCACCGAGGTCGGCCGACACGTAGCGGAGGCCGTGGCGCGCCGCCTGGGGCGCACCATCCTAGAGCTGGGCGGCAACAACGCCATCATCGTGACCGAGGACGCCGACCTGGATCTGGCCGTGCGGGCGATCGTGTTCGGCGCAATCGGCACGGCCGGCCAGCGCTGCACGACTACTCGCCGATTGATCGTCCACAAGGCCATTGCGCCGGAGCTGATCCGCCGACTGCAACACGCCTATGCACAGGCGGCCCAGCGCCTTGGCGACCCGCTCGCACCGGGCACGCTGGTCGGCCCACTGGTCACGCCGCAGGCCGTGCAGCGTTACTGCGAGGCGCTACAAGAGGCGATAGCCCAAGGGGGTGAAGTTCTCGCCGGCGGGCGCGCGCGCCCCGACATCGGCCCCAACTTTGTTGAGCCCACCCTCATCAAGATGCCCTGGCAGACGCCGGTCGTGCGGCGCGAAACCTTCGCGCCCATCCTATACCTGATCGAGTACGAGACGCTCGACCACGCGATTTACCTGAACAACGAAGTGCCGCAGGGGTTATCGTCGGCCATCTTCACCGACAGCCTGCGCGCCGCTGAGCAATTCCTCTCGGCTGCCGGATCGGACTGCGGCATCGCCAACGTCAACATCGGCACATCCGGCGCCGAGATCGGCGGGGCGTTCGGCGGCGAGAAGGACACCGGCGGCGGGCGCGAATCCGGATCGGACGCTTGGAAGGCCTACATGCGTCGGCAGACCAACACCATCAACTACTCGCGCGACCTGCCGCTGGCGCAGGGCATCCGGTTCGAGGCATGA
- a CDS encoding NADP-dependent aryl-alcohol dehydrogenase, whose protein sequence is MEYRKLGRTGLKVSELCLGTMTFLWTSDERTSFDVLSAFRDAGGNFLDTADIYSRWAPGNPGGTAEMVIGKWLKSNNIPRDQVIIATKGRSPMGNAPNDQGASRAHLTKALEDSLIRLQTDYVDLYQIHWPDYDTPHEETLRALDDFVSAGKVRYIGASNYPAWWLMKSLWVSDVRNLVRFESLQPHYNLMHRAEFERELLPLCRDQQIGVIPYSPLASGFLTGKYRKGQPIPAGSRGGGSERIRQYAESEMGQRALEKLEAISRARGKTIAQTALAWLLSNPVITAPIIGANTVQQLQESLGAAGYRLNAEEMHALNDATAWE, encoded by the coding sequence ATGGAATACCGTAAACTTGGCCGAACCGGCCTCAAAGTGAGCGAACTATGCCTGGGCACGATGACCTTCCTATGGACTTCGGACGAGCGGACCTCGTTCGATGTGCTCTCGGCCTTTCGCGACGCCGGCGGCAACTTCCTCGACACCGCCGACATCTACTCGCGCTGGGCGCCCGGCAACCCCGGCGGCACAGCCGAAATGGTGATCGGCAAGTGGCTTAAGTCCAACAACATCCCGCGCGACCAGGTCATCATTGCCACGAAGGGTCGCTCGCCCATGGGCAATGCGCCGAACGACCAGGGCGCATCGCGCGCGCACCTGACCAAAGCGCTCGAAGACAGCTTGATCCGCCTACAGACGGACTACGTGGACCTGTATCAGATTCACTGGCCGGACTACGACACGCCGCACGAAGAGACGCTGCGCGCGCTGGACGACTTCGTGTCGGCGGGCAAGGTGCGCTACATCGGCGCCAGCAACTATCCGGCCTGGTGGCTGATGAAATCGCTGTGGGTCAGCGACGTGCGCAACCTGGTGCGCTTCGAGTCGCTCCAACCCCATTACAACCTGATGCACCGCGCCGAGTTCGAGCGCGAGTTGCTGCCGCTGTGCCGGGACCAGCAGATCGGCGTGATCCCCTACAGCCCGCTGGCCAGCGGCTTCCTCACCGGCAAGTATCGCAAGGGGCAGCCCATCCCCGCCGGCTCGCGCGGCGGGGGCAGCGAGCGCATCCGACAATATGCCGAGAGCGAGATGGGACAGCGCGCGCTCGAAAAGTTAGAGGCGATCAGCCGCGCGCGCGGCAAGACCATCGCGCAGACTGCGCTGGCTTGGCTGCTGAGCAACCCGGTCATCACCGCGCCCATCATCGGCGCGAATACCGTGCAGCAACTACAAGAGAGCTTGGGCGCAGCCGGCTATCGCCTGAACGCCGAAGAGATGCACGCGCTGAACGACGCGACAGCGTGGGAATAA
- a CDS encoding transketolase: MSNYTSFDQACANVIRTLTLDAVQTANSGHPGMPLGMADVAYVLYAKFMRFNPRNPKWFNRDRFIVSAGHGSMLPYAILHLTGYEAMTLDEIKRFRQYGSITPGHPENHLTPGIEVTTGPLGSGTANSVGMALAEAWLAAKYNRDGFNVIDHYTYAIVSDGDLMEGVSHEAASLAGHLGLGKLIWFYDDNAITIDGPTALTYSDDVPKRFEAYGWHTITIDAHNMAEVEAAIHEARAVTDRPTLISCKSIIGKGMPHRQGTREAHSDAPGWEEVRAAKLAYGADPDKTFHIPDDLLRAWRAIGERAAQAEAEWQATFEAYRRAHPDCARELEEAMAGRLPDGWAEAMPDFDPSAKPMATRAASGAVINAIIGKLPTLLGGSADLTPSNNTLPKDAAPLRRGDFSGRYIHYGVREHAMAGIMNGMALHGAIIPYGGTFFCFSDFMRPAIRLAALSHAHVIFVFTHDSIGLGEDGPTHQPIEQLASLRAMPNLLTLRPADANETVAAWKVAIEWKHGPVALLLTRQAVPILPKRPGFERGAYVVHDVADPQIALVASGSEVSLALDAAKALAERGVRARAVSFPSWELFDRQDDAYRQSVLPFDLPKVVVEAGVSQGWERYTGPIVRFVALDNRFGASAPFKDVYSRLGFTVERVVEEAMKLLS; the protein is encoded by the coding sequence CTTGATGCCGTACAGACGGCGAATTCCGGCCATCCCGGCATGCCGTTGGGCATGGCCGACGTGGCCTACGTGCTGTACGCCAAATTTATGCGCTTCAATCCGCGCAATCCGAAATGGTTCAACCGCGACCGCTTCATCGTCTCCGCCGGCCACGGTTCCATGCTGCCCTACGCCATCTTGCACTTGACGGGCTATGAGGCGATGACGCTAGACGAGATCAAGCGCTTCCGACAGTATGGCAGCATCACGCCCGGTCACCCGGAGAATCATCTGACGCCGGGCATCGAAGTGACCACCGGCCCACTCGGGAGTGGCACGGCCAACAGCGTTGGCATGGCGCTGGCCGAGGCATGGCTGGCGGCGAAGTACAACCGCGATGGGTTCAACGTCATCGATCATTACACCTATGCCATTGTCAGCGATGGCGACCTGATGGAGGGTGTGAGCCATGAGGCGGCCTCGCTGGCGGGCCATCTTGGCCTGGGCAAGCTGATCTGGTTCTACGACGACAACGCCATCACCATTGACGGCCCGACCGCGCTGACCTACAGCGATGACGTGCCGAAGCGGTTCGAGGCTTACGGCTGGCACACCATCACCATTGACGCACACAATATGGCAGAGGTCGAAGCCGCCATTCATGAGGCGCGGGCAGTGACCGACAGGCCGACGCTGATCTCGTGCAAGAGCATCATCGGCAAAGGCATGCCGCATCGCCAGGGCACGCGCGAGGCGCACAGCGACGCCCCGGGCTGGGAAGAGGTGCGGGCAGCTAAGCTGGCCTATGGCGCCGATCCCGACAAGACGTTCCACATCCCCGACGATCTGCTGCGAGCGTGGCGCGCGATCGGCGAACGCGCCGCACAGGCCGAGGCTGAATGGCAGGCGACGTTTGAGGCCTATCGCCGCGCCCATCCCGACTGCGCCCGTGAATTAGAGGAGGCGATGGCCGGCCGGCTGCCCGATGGCTGGGCCGAGGCTATGCCGGACTTCGATCCCTCGGCTAAACCGATGGCGACGCGCGCGGCCAGCGGCGCGGTGATCAACGCGATCATCGGCAAGCTGCCGACCTTGCTCGGCGGCTCGGCCGACCTGACGCCGTCGAACAACACCCTGCCCAAAGACGCGGCGCCTCTGCGGAGAGGCGACTTCAGCGGCCGTTACATTCACTACGGCGTGCGCGAGCATGCTATGGCCGGCATCATGAACGGCATGGCGCTGCACGGCGCGATCATCCCCTACGGCGGCACGTTCTTCTGCTTCAGCGACTTCATGCGCCCGGCCATCCGCCTGGCGGCGTTGAGTCACGCACACGTGATCTTCGTCTTCACGCACGACAGCATCGGCCTGGGCGAGGATGGGCCGACGCATCAGCCGATTGAGCAACTGGCCAGCCTGCGCGCCATGCCGAACTTGCTCACCTTGCGCCCTGCCGACGCCAACGAGACGGTCGCTGCGTGGAAGGTGGCCATCGAATGGAAGCATGGGCCAGTGGCCTTGCTGCTCACCCGTCAAGCCGTGCCGATCCTGCCGAAGCGACCCGGTTTCGAGCGCGGCGCATACGTCGTGCATGACGTAGCCGATCCGCAAATCGCGCTGGTGGCCAGCGGGTCCGAGGTGAGCCTGGCGCTCGACGCCGCGAAGGCGCTGGCCGAGCGGGGCGTGCGCGCGCGCGCGGTGTCCTTCCCCTCCTGGGAGCTGTTTGACCGCCAGGACGACGCCTATCGCCAGTCGGTGTTGCCCTTCGATTTGCCGAAGGTCGTAGTCGAAGCGGGTGTGTCGCAGGGGTGGGAGCGCTATACCGGCCCAATCGTGCGTTTTGTCGCGCTCGACAATCGCTTCGGTGCGTCAGCGCCTTTCAAAGATGTCTACAGCCGGCTTGGCTTCACCGTTGAGCGCGTTGTGGAAGAAGCCATGAAACTGTTGAGCTGA
- a CDS encoding bifunctional ADP-dependent (S)-NAD(P)H-hydrate dehydratase/NAD(P)H-hydrate epimerase gives MEILSVAEMREVERIADAHGLRYAQMMQNAGHGAAALILRRLSALQTAQPRALVLVGPGNNGGDGLVCATALAKAGVTVQCYLLRPRDDDDPVYAAARAQGLFIADAQNDVGLRALRQMIAQADVVVDALLGTGVSRPIDGALREVLRAVDARRPRPLMIALDGPTGMNYDTGALDPATVPVDLTITFHAPKRGHYCFPAAGACGELEVAPIGIEQLGVRDWRLTSNLQPPIPHLQLADDALIRALLPVRRPDANKGTFGRVAVIGGCSDYIGAPGLTARAAYRAGAGLVALAVPEAIKPSLAAACSEATFISLPETHDRHTPAALPHLVAWLAAVKGGAAVALGPGIGQAPETAAFVADLLDALASRPVELKGWVCDADALNLLARLPDWPARLPAPAVLTPHAGEMARLAGATVDAIQSDRIGNALKYADVWGHILVLKGAYTVIAAPGCRGVVLPFANPAMATAGTGDVLAGCIAGLLAQGLAPFDAAVCGAYLHGAAGERWRKAHGDAGMLAGDLLPILPEVRHRIMKGD, from the coding sequence ATGGAGATCCTCTCGGTCGCGGAGATGCGCGAGGTTGAGCGCATCGCCGATGCGCATGGGTTGCGCTATGCGCAGATGATGCAGAACGCCGGCCACGGCGCAGCGGCGCTGATCTTGCGCCGTCTGAGTGCGCTGCAAACGGCCCAGCCCCGTGCGCTGGTGCTGGTTGGTCCGGGCAACAACGGCGGCGATGGCCTGGTGTGCGCGACGGCGCTGGCGAAAGCCGGCGTGACTGTGCAGTGTTACCTGCTCAGGCCGCGCGACGATGACGATCCGGTTTATGCCGCTGCGCGCGCGCAGGGGCTCTTCATCGCCGACGCGCAGAACGACGTCGGCTTGCGCGCGCTGCGCCAGATGATCGCGCAGGCCGACGTCGTCGTAGATGCTCTGCTCGGCACCGGCGTCTCGCGGCCGATTGACGGCGCCCTGCGGGAGGTGTTGCGCGCGGTGGATGCGCGGCGCCCGCGTCCGCTGATGATTGCGCTCGACGGGCCGACCGGTATGAACTACGATACCGGCGCGCTGGACCCGGCGACCGTGCCCGTTGATCTCACGATCACCTTTCACGCGCCGAAGCGCGGGCACTATTGCTTCCCGGCAGCAGGCGCATGCGGCGAGTTGGAAGTTGCGCCGATTGGCATCGAGCAATTGGGGGTGCGCGATTGGAGGTTGACGAGCAACCTTCAACCTCCGATTCCCCATCTTCAACTCGCCGATGACGCGCTCATCCGCGCGCTGTTGCCCGTGCGGCGCCCCGACGCTAACAAAGGCACATTTGGGCGCGTGGCCGTCATCGGCGGCTGCAGCGATTACATCGGCGCGCCGGGGTTGACCGCGCGCGCCGCCTACCGCGCCGGCGCGGGGCTGGTCGCGCTGGCCGTGCCAGAAGCGATCAAGCCGAGCCTGGCTGCCGCGTGCAGCGAAGCGACTTTCATCTCGTTGCCCGAAACGCACGATCGGCATACGCCGGCGGCGTTGCCTCATCTCGTCGCATGGCTCGCTGCGGTCAAAGGCGGCGCAGCGGTGGCGCTCGGGCCGGGCATTGGGCAGGCGCCGGAGACGGCGGCGTTCGTCGCCGATCTGCTCGACGCGCTGGCGTCGCGCCCCGTCGAATTGAAAGGGTGGGTGTGCGACGCCGATGCCCTCAATCTGCTGGCGCGGCTGCCCGATTGGCCGGCGCGCCTGCCGGCGCCGGCCGTCCTCACGCCGCATGCCGGCGAGATGGCGCGCCTGGCCGGGGCAACGGTTGACGCGATTCAGTCCGATCGGATCGGCAACGCGCTGAAATATGCCGATGTCTGGGGGCACATCCTTGTGTTGAAGGGGGCATACACCGTGATCGCTGCGCCGGGTTGCCGCGGCGTCGTCTTGCCGTTTGCCAACCCGGCCATGGCTACGGCGGGGACGGGCGACGTGTTGGCCGGCTGCATCGCCGGTTTGCTGGCGCAGGGCTTGGCGCCGTTCGATGCCGCGGTGTGCGGCGCTTACTTGCATGGCGCAGCGGGTGAGCGTTGGCGCAAGGCGCACGGCGACGCTGGCATGCTGGCCGGCGACCTGCTCCCGATCCTGCCTGAAGTGCGCCATCGCATCATGAAAGGGGATTAG